The Nitrospirales bacterium genome includes a window with the following:
- a CDS encoding general secretion pathway protein GspB, translating to MRQYLNNPWVVLGLCVVAVALFYFNTEEEVIRQALPSRALPLASSPLAEFKSLSHERSITDTTEFGWTTTFERDPFAPMTAQSKNPEKTADQEKRQLAEVSAPRVVLPALELSAVALEPAPKVAMINRKLVEEGDRVEGLRVAKIEADGVWLQGPSGRHHVGFKDSSGTTNRGERRSQEMVRTRRESGLSDSRGDERRTKTQAVLKDGRDCSTGSACS from the coding sequence ATGAGACAGTACCTGAATAATCCGTGGGTCGTTCTTGGACTCTGTGTCGTAGCGGTGGCGCTCTTCTACTTCAATACGGAAGAAGAGGTCATCCGGCAGGCCTTGCCGTCACGCGCTTTGCCACTTGCCTCCTCCCCTCTTGCTGAATTCAAGTCATTGAGTCATGAACGTTCGATCACCGATACCACGGAATTTGGGTGGACGACAACCTTCGAACGCGATCCGTTTGCGCCCATGACGGCGCAGTCCAAGAATCCCGAGAAGACGGCCGATCAAGAGAAACGGCAATTAGCCGAGGTTTCAGCCCCGCGTGTGGTTCTTCCTGCGCTGGAGTTGAGCGCCGTCGCCTTGGAACCGGCGCCGAAAGTCGCGATGATCAACCGAAAACTCGTGGAGGAAGGTGATCGGGTTGAAGGCCTGCGAGTCGCAAAAATCGAAGCCGATGGCGTGTGGCTTCAGGGGCCTTCTGGTCGACATCATGTGGGGTTTAAAGATTCGAGTGGTACTACCAACAGAGGGGAACGGAGAAGCCAAGAAATGGTGCGAACGAGGCGTGAGTCTGGACTGTCCGATTCAAGAGGAGACGAACGAAGAACGAAAACACAGGCCGTTCTCAAGGATGGTCGAGATTGTTCTACAGGTTCCGCCTGTTCGTGA
- a CDS encoding response regulator yields the protein MKNLIQKIRESLNRTSIKGKMLLVILATTGTALLSSYGILILNDLYLLRQASMRELAILANVIGANSTAALAFNDNAAAKETLGAIHFHPDITRVTIFDRHGSVFANYGDAVEPGWTLQEAGEESSQISWQSVAIIRDITLNGERLGVLYLQVRLSVVSARLQEILGITVLVFIISAVVSFLLSSRIQRMITDPLMELTTVSRRISQKKDYSLRVKKNTSDEVGTLIDGFNEMVVQIQERDRQLAQHQEELEEQVAHRTEELSQANALLRSENEERERIQTQLRETALDLESKNLQLGISRDEALEAARAKAEFLATMSHEIRTPMNGVIGMTGLLLETALTDAQRYYAETVRNSSDALLTIINDILDFSKIEAGKLELEVIDFDLQVALEETLDLLAERASRKGLELTGLVFDDVPTSLRGDPGRIRQVLLNLIGNAIKFTESGEVGVQVLREDETEHEITIRVHVSDTGVGIAPDAQRKLFQSFTQADSSTTRKYGGTGLGLAICKQLVELMGGGIGVTSQVGKGSIFWFTLKLGKQSTQPVVIPRSTLKGLRLCCIDDNSTNRYLLMRYAQDWGMDCVIAATPDEGLALLHEHLSQGHPFDICIVDGQMQGMDGFSLARVIKGDSQLSDLKLMLLTSVGKRGDGANAREAGFGAYLTKPIRKNQLFEGLAILMGETIEPLGKIQPSLITRHSLKERQAKGVGRVLVVDDHRVNQELAVLMLARLGYRADVVANGQEALEAYARIPYQLILMDCQMPEMDGYDTTREIRRREEASDVSGEMNRLHRVPIIAMTANAMQGDREKCLSAGMDDYITKPVKPPQLAETMEKWFPNEGREEFGEGQDEPDALMEEGVTSAANSESSMPLSALSVNVPPIDESVLAEWRAMGGDKFVMRMLDQFIHDATACVDQVERAVTSLDRTALAEAAHGLKGICRNIGATDFASMAEQLERACHSSSDAPEAVNVQEFKEELARVGRMVQQVQGDGNASS from the coding sequence ATGAAGAACCTGATCCAGAAAATTCGAGAGAGTCTCAATAGGACATCGATAAAAGGCAAGATGTTGCTGGTGATTCTTGCGACCACGGGGACGGCCTTGTTGTCATCGTATGGCATTCTGATCCTCAACGATCTGTACCTTCTCCGGCAGGCATCGATGCGTGAACTGGCCATCCTGGCCAATGTCATCGGAGCGAATAGCACGGCCGCGTTGGCTTTCAACGATAACGCGGCCGCGAAGGAAACGTTGGGCGCGATACATTTTCATCCCGATATTACCCGCGTCACGATTTTCGATCGACACGGGAGCGTCTTTGCGAACTATGGTGACGCCGTCGAACCGGGTTGGACACTTCAGGAGGCCGGGGAGGAAAGTAGTCAAATCTCTTGGCAATCCGTCGCGATTATTCGCGACATTACGTTGAATGGCGAACGGTTAGGCGTCCTCTATCTGCAAGTGCGTCTCAGCGTGGTCAGCGCACGATTGCAGGAAATTCTGGGTATCACGGTCTTGGTGTTTATTATTTCTGCCGTCGTCTCGTTCCTGCTGTCCTCCAGAATACAACGGATGATCACGGATCCTCTCATGGAGTTGACCACCGTCTCTCGACGGATTTCTCAGAAAAAAGACTATTCCTTGCGCGTCAAAAAAAATACGTCAGATGAGGTGGGAACGCTCATCGACGGCTTTAACGAGATGGTTGTTCAAATTCAGGAACGTGACCGGCAATTGGCACAACATCAAGAAGAGCTCGAAGAGCAAGTGGCCCATCGAACAGAGGAACTGTCTCAGGCCAACGCATTATTGCGATCCGAGAATGAAGAGCGAGAACGAATTCAAACTCAGCTACGAGAGACGGCGCTCGACCTCGAGAGTAAAAATCTCCAACTTGGGATTTCGCGTGATGAAGCGTTGGAGGCAGCTCGTGCGAAAGCCGAATTTCTTGCCACGATGAGCCATGAAATACGGACGCCCATGAACGGGGTCATTGGTATGACCGGATTGTTATTGGAGACAGCGCTGACCGATGCGCAACGTTACTATGCCGAGACGGTTCGCAATTCATCCGATGCCCTCTTGACGATCATCAATGACATTCTTGATTTCTCGAAAATTGAAGCCGGTAAACTCGAACTCGAGGTGATCGATTTCGACTTGCAGGTGGCTCTAGAGGAAACATTGGATTTACTGGCCGAACGAGCGTCTCGCAAAGGGTTGGAATTGACGGGTCTCGTATTTGATGACGTGCCGACCTCCCTGCGAGGAGATCCCGGACGCATTCGACAGGTGCTACTCAACTTGATCGGGAATGCGATTAAATTCACGGAATCCGGGGAAGTCGGCGTCCAGGTGCTGCGTGAAGACGAGACCGAGCATGAAATCACGATTCGTGTGCATGTGTCCGACACTGGAGTTGGGATCGCTCCGGACGCTCAACGAAAACTGTTTCAGTCATTTACGCAAGCGGATAGTTCAACGACCAGAAAATATGGTGGAACAGGATTAGGGTTGGCCATCTGTAAACAATTAGTCGAACTGATGGGCGGAGGGATCGGGGTAACGAGTCAGGTGGGGAAGGGCAGTATTTTTTGGTTTACGTTGAAGCTTGGAAAGCAATCGACGCAACCGGTCGTGATTCCCAGATCTACGCTCAAAGGGCTGCGTCTGTGTTGTATCGACGATAACAGCACGAATCGGTATCTTCTCATGCGCTACGCGCAAGATTGGGGAATGGACTGTGTGATCGCGGCGACTCCGGACGAAGGCTTGGCTCTGCTGCATGAACATCTGTCGCAAGGCCATCCTTTCGATATCTGTATCGTCGATGGACAGATGCAGGGCATGGATGGGTTTTCGTTGGCTCGAGTCATCAAGGGTGATTCTCAACTGTCAGACTTGAAATTGATGTTGCTCACATCCGTCGGAAAACGTGGAGATGGGGCGAACGCCCGGGAAGCGGGATTTGGGGCGTATCTCACGAAACCCATCAGAAAAAATCAGCTCTTTGAAGGTTTGGCGATATTAATGGGAGAAACGATTGAACCCCTAGGGAAAATTCAACCTTCCCTCATCACGCGGCATAGTCTCAAGGAGCGGCAAGCAAAGGGAGTTGGACGAGTCTTGGTCGTGGATGATCATCGCGTGAATCAGGAATTAGCGGTTTTAATGTTGGCTCGGCTTGGATATCGGGCTGATGTTGTGGCCAATGGCCAAGAGGCTCTCGAAGCCTATGCACGGATTCCCTATCAATTGATTTTGATGGATTGTCAAATGCCGGAAATGGATGGGTATGACACCACGAGGGAAATCCGACGTCGTGAAGAAGCGTCAGACGTGAGTGGCGAGATGAACCGCCTGCACCGCGTCCCAATCATCGCCATGACCGCCAATGCGATGCAGGGCGATCGGGAGAAATGTTTGTCTGCTGGGATGGACGATTACATCACCAAACCCGTTAAGCCTCCACAGCTTGCCGAGACCATGGAGAAATGGTTCCCAAATGAGGGTCGTGAAGAATTCGGAGAAGGACAAGATGAGCCGGATGCCCTCATGGAGGAAGGCGTAACGTCTGCGGCAAATTCTGAATCTTCCATGCCTCTGTCCGCTCTTTCCGTCAACGTGCCTCCTATCGATGAAAGCGTCCTGGCCGAGTGGCGTGCCATGGGGGGAGACAAGTTTGTGATGCGGATGCTCGACCAGTTTATCCATGATGCAACGGCCTGTGTGGATCAAGTTGAACGGGCTGTCACGAGTCTCGATCGTACCGCGCTGGCGGAGGCGGCGCATGGATTAAAAGGCATATGCCGAAATATTGGGGCGACGGACTTCGCTTCGATGGCTGAACAACTCGAGAGAGCTTGTCATTCGAGTTCCGATGCTCCCGAAGCGGTCAATGTTCAAGAGTTTAAGGAGGAACTCGCTCGTGTTGGGAGGATGGTTCAACAAGTACAAGGGGATGGGAATGCCTCATCATGA
- a CDS encoding AAA family ATPase produces MISGNLALCYEDLGFIEPPFRITPDTDFFFPGSRHLEALTHLRFGIASGNLTMLTGEVGLGKTLICRHLLRHPPEKTRFAYLLNPDQSYGGLLASIYEDLTGAIPQDASLGSLQRELPRLLLRLAEGGERVAVLVDEAHRLSGKVLEGLRLLSNLDTEKEKLMCLLLVGQPELESKLMKRALRPLAQRISVRYRLKPFTLFETMKYVRHRLAVAKKDEGVHVNSAILALIHAMSGGVPRRINQLCDRSLLAAYAKGQRIVSPWMVRQAAKEIG; encoded by the coding sequence ATGATCTCAGGTAATTTAGCCTTGTGTTATGAGGACCTTGGTTTTATCGAACCGCCATTTCGTATTACACCGGATACGGATTTCTTTTTCCCGGGAAGCCGGCATCTTGAGGCGCTTACTCATCTCCGTTTTGGGATTGCCAGCGGTAATCTCACGATGCTGACGGGTGAAGTGGGGCTCGGGAAGACGCTCATCTGCCGGCATTTGCTTCGGCACCCACCCGAAAAAACGCGATTTGCCTACTTACTCAACCCCGATCAATCGTACGGGGGGCTGCTGGCTTCGATCTATGAAGACCTGACGGGGGCGATCCCCCAGGACGCCTCATTGGGATCGCTGCAACGCGAGTTGCCGCGTTTACTGCTGCGGTTGGCCGAAGGCGGTGAGCGGGTTGCCGTACTCGTTGACGAAGCGCACCGGTTGAGTGGAAAAGTCTTGGAAGGATTGCGTCTGCTCTCGAATTTGGATACCGAAAAAGAAAAGTTGATGTGCCTGCTGCTCGTCGGTCAGCCGGAACTCGAGAGTAAACTCATGAAACGGGCATTGCGTCCCTTGGCTCAACGAATCAGCGTACGGTATCGCCTGAAGCCTTTCACCCTATTTGAAACGATGAAATATGTCCGACATCGTTTGGCGGTCGCGAAAAAAGATGAGGGTGTGCACGTGAATTCCGCCATTTTGGCGCTGATTCATGCGATGAGTGGAGGAGTCCCGAGACGAATCAATCAACTTTGTGATCGTTCGCTTCTTGCCGCCTACGCCAAAGGACAACGGATCGTGAGTCCCTGGATGGTGCGGCAAGCGGCGAAAGAAATCGGGTAG
- a CDS encoding response regulator, translating into MKQLGSLRKLLLTQGNSRKRRSRISPKESIRRFVNAPLRRKLKSLTTLTTCVALLVAFEVFIVTYLVTLRQTMVQELSSQASVIADSSVPALLQGDAGAGTTLLHTLHLQIGINAAVLYDANDLVFAQYARHPEGFTPPVVRANRSYLFNKHSLELVHLIHHDHRKIGTLYLKSNIKSLYVTIAEYASYAGVLLIAATLLAFVLSSRLQGAIAGPVTELTALVRRITKQRDYSLRLHKQTDDEVGMLIDGFNDMLEQIQERDKQLQQSQEELEKRIQEATEEARQLARRQELILEAAGEGIYGVDQQGNITFVNRTATRLLGWEGHELIGKPEHLIQPLPSIMLSSQKASLGSADDVGLERDIGELNHSEFFRKDGARFPAESTRTSLCGEDHEMSGAVVTFKDISMRKRAEKALIDSEERFRKIFSHSNDAIFVVDLKANTILEANSCAANMLEYSEAELTSLSVFAIHPNDGQTLLDFCQSVSERGYGWTDQLSCTTKTGRRLVAEISSSVIEMGGKECMIALVRDMTERKQKEEQLARVAKELEVKNQELAQARDEAVAAARSKSEFLATMSHEIRTPMNGVIGMTGLLMETDLTRSQKFYAETVRNSGEALMTIINDILDFSKIEAGKLELEAIDFDFQVAVEETLDLLTEKALSKDLEISTFVFPDVTTAVRGDPGRLRQVLLNLVSNAIKFTDAGEVGIQVLRLNETDSDIELRVQVSDTGIGIAPDVQDRLFQAFTQADSSTTRKYGGTGLGLVICKRLVELMNGTIGVESRVGQGSLFWFTVKLEKQEHRFEAQQPFEDELQGVRICCVDDHSTNRYLLTQYAQDWGMEAVTASTPAEALAILHAGVARGKPFDLAILDFHMPGMDGVTLARAIKGDPALSFTKLILLSSLGKPEDSTKSSERGLEAYLSKPVRKKALAQCLATVMHAPTNARHEGERSMKQAKPGDADVSHPASRILVVDDQHVNQQLAMLRLEGWGHRVDVVSNGKEAVEAVRDVPYDLILMDCQMPEMDGYEATREIRRLEMSRHKHRTIQEIREQHRLPIIAMTANAMAGDREKCLDAGMDDYLAKPIHSAQLSELLNKWLRKMAIDEINKKEPVMNNTDQNARTQNATACPADSPVIDPAVMDELIELGGRELVGKMVAQFIEDATCCVDEVIQAVDERDTRALIEAAHGLKGICANLGVQRIQAIAAEAERLAKAGVIDDAIHTIDGIRPEFRRAQEALEAYIRS; encoded by the coding sequence ATGAAACAACTTGGTTCATTGCGCAAGCTGTTGTTGACACAAGGGAACTCTCGAAAGAGAAGATCTCGGATTAGTCCGAAGGAGAGCATTCGTCGTTTTGTGAACGCCCCGCTTAGGAGAAAACTCAAATCCCTGACAACATTGACGACCTGCGTCGCCCTTCTTGTCGCATTCGAAGTCTTTATCGTGACCTATTTAGTGACGTTGCGGCAGACGATGGTCCAGGAGCTGTCGTCCCAAGCCAGTGTGATCGCGGACAGTAGCGTTCCAGCCCTTCTTCAAGGGGATGCGGGCGCGGGAACGACATTGCTTCACACGCTACACTTACAAATTGGTATCAACGCTGCCGTCTTATACGATGCCAATGATCTGGTGTTCGCTCAGTATGCTCGTCATCCTGAAGGGTTTACTCCACCAGTCGTCAGGGCTAACAGGAGTTATCTCTTTAATAAGCATAGTCTCGAGCTTGTTCATCTTATTCATCATGATCATCGCAAGATCGGAACGCTTTACCTCAAGTCCAACATCAAGTCCCTGTACGTTACGATTGCAGAATATGCCAGTTACGCCGGAGTCCTGTTGATTGCCGCGACCTTGCTCGCGTTCGTGTTGTCCTCACGTTTGCAAGGCGCGATTGCCGGGCCAGTGACGGAATTGACGGCACTCGTGCGTCGAATCACGAAACAGAGGGACTATAGTCTTCGCTTACACAAGCAAACCGATGATGAAGTGGGGATGTTAATCGATGGGTTCAATGATATGTTGGAGCAGATTCAAGAACGAGACAAGCAACTTCAGCAATCACAGGAAGAATTAGAAAAACGTATCCAAGAAGCCACCGAGGAGGCCCGACAATTAGCGAGACGACAGGAACTGATCCTCGAGGCCGCTGGAGAAGGTATTTATGGCGTGGACCAACAGGGGAATATTACGTTCGTGAACAGGACGGCCACGAGACTGCTCGGTTGGGAGGGTCATGAACTCATTGGCAAGCCAGAACATCTGATTCAACCTCTCCCGAGTATCATGCTGTCTTCACAAAAGGCCTCTCTAGGGTCAGCTGATGACGTGGGCTTAGAGAGAGACATCGGGGAGTTGAATCATAGCGAATTTTTTCGAAAAGATGGAGCCCGGTTTCCGGCAGAGTCTACCCGGACCTCATTGTGCGGCGAAGACCATGAGATGAGTGGCGCGGTCGTGACGTTCAAGGATATTTCCATGAGGAAGCGCGCGGAAAAGGCCTTGATCGACAGTGAAGAGCGGTTTCGAAAGATTTTTAGCCATTCGAATGATGCCATCTTTGTCGTTGATCTCAAGGCCAACACGATCCTCGAAGCCAACTCCTGCGCCGCGAATATGTTGGAGTATTCCGAGGCAGAATTAACATCCCTTTCGGTTTTTGCGATTCATCCCAATGATGGCCAAACGTTGTTGGATTTCTGTCAATCCGTTTCCGAGCGTGGGTATGGATGGACCGATCAGCTCTCCTGTACGACGAAGACTGGTCGTCGGTTGGTGGCGGAAATCTCCTCGTCCGTGATTGAAATGGGAGGGAAGGAATGCATGATTGCGCTCGTTCGAGACATGACCGAACGGAAGCAAAAAGAAGAGCAGTTGGCCAGAGTGGCGAAAGAACTCGAAGTGAAGAATCAAGAGCTGGCTCAAGCACGGGATGAGGCGGTCGCGGCCGCTCGTTCAAAGTCAGAATTTTTGGCGACCATGAGTCATGAGATACGTACGCCGATGAACGGGGTGATCGGTATGACGGGACTGTTGATGGAAACCGACCTGACCCGCTCGCAAAAATTTTATGCTGAAACGGTAAGGAATTCCGGAGAAGCGTTGATGACGATCATCAACGATATTCTTGATTTCTCAAAAATCGAGGCGGGAAAGCTTGAACTCGAAGCAATCGATTTCGATTTTCAAGTTGCTGTCGAGGAAACGCTCGACCTGTTGACTGAGAAAGCGCTGTCCAAAGACTTGGAAATTTCGACGTTTGTCTTTCCTGATGTCACGACCGCCGTTCGGGGTGACCCTGGTCGATTGCGGCAAGTACTCCTGAATCTCGTGAGCAACGCGATTAAGTTTACCGATGCCGGCGAAGTGGGCATTCAAGTGTTGCGATTGAACGAGACGGATTCAGACATTGAGCTCCGTGTTCAAGTGTCGGATACGGGGATTGGAATTGCCCCCGACGTGCAGGATCGCTTGTTTCAGGCGTTCACGCAGGCCGATAGCTCGACGACGAGGAAATATGGCGGGACGGGGTTGGGACTCGTGATCTGCAAGCGATTAGTCGAACTGATGAATGGGACTATCGGCGTCGAGAGTCGAGTAGGACAAGGGAGCCTTTTCTGGTTTACCGTGAAACTTGAGAAGCAGGAGCACAGGTTCGAAGCCCAGCAACCCTTTGAAGACGAACTGCAGGGGGTGCGAATCTGTTGCGTGGATGATCATTCGACCAACCGTTACCTGCTGACCCAATACGCACAAGATTGGGGTATGGAAGCGGTGACGGCATCCACTCCGGCTGAAGCGCTCGCGATTCTACATGCAGGAGTGGCAAGGGGAAAGCCGTTTGATCTCGCCATTCTGGATTTTCACATGCCCGGAATGGATGGGGTGACGTTGGCCAGGGCCATTAAAGGCGATCCGGCACTCTCGTTCACCAAGTTAATTCTCTTGTCGTCGTTAGGAAAACCAGAAGATTCGACGAAATCATCTGAAAGGGGGCTAGAAGCGTATCTCAGCAAACCGGTCCGGAAGAAGGCGCTCGCGCAATGTTTGGCCACGGTGATGCACGCCCCAACGAATGCCCGGCATGAAGGTGAACGCTCCATGAAACAAGCCAAGCCCGGCGATGCCGACGTCTCGCATCCTGCATCTCGTATCCTCGTCGTGGATGATCAACACGTCAACCAACAACTCGCGATGTTGAGACTTGAAGGCTGGGGACATCGGGTTGATGTCGTGAGCAATGGGAAAGAAGCCGTCGAAGCGGTACGAGACGTTCCCTATGACTTGATTTTGATGGACTGTCAAATGCCTGAGATGGATGGTTATGAGGCCACGAGAGAAATTCGGCGGCTTGAGATGTCTCGTCACAAGCACAGGACGATACAGGAAATTCGTGAGCAGCACCGGCTACCCATCATCGCCATGACGGCGAATGCCATGGCTGGAGACCGTGAGAAATGTTTAGATGCCGGAATGGATGATTATCTGGCGAAACCTATTCACTCCGCTCAACTATCCGAATTGCTGAACAAGTGGTTACGAAAGATGGCCATTGACGAGATTAACAAGAAGGAGCCAGTCATGAACAATACTGACCAAAACGCGAGAACACAAAATGCGACCGCCTGTCCAGCCGATTCTCCGGTCATTGATCCTGCCGTGATGGATGAGCTCATTGAGCTCGGTGGCCGGGAACTTGTCGGCAAAATGGTCGCTCAGTTTATCGAGGACGCGACATGCTGTGTGGATGAAGTGATTCAGGCGGTTGATGAGCGGGATACACGAGCGTTGATCGAAGCGGCCCATGGGTTGAAAGGGATATGCGCCAATCTGGGCGTGCAACGAATCCAGGCCATAGCCGCCGAAGCCGAACGACTGGCGAAAGCTGGTGTTATTGATGACGCTATTCATACGATAGATGGGATACGGCCAGAATTCCGTCGAGCTCAGGAGGCACTGGAGGCCTACATACGTTCATGA
- a CDS encoding TonB-dependent receptor encodes MLQSPCLERRAPATNWFVAYVRTGARISISCLVLLCSGLVLPSAVGGESFESPEETEIPIEDFTQLSLEELMGIEITSVSKKKEKLSGAAAAVFVITQEDIRRSGVTSIPEALRMVPGMHVARLDNNKWAVSARGFNGRFSNKMLVLIDGRNVYNPFFAGTVWEVNDTLLEDIDRIEVIRGPGGTLWGVNAVNGVINIMTKSAKTTQGGLVSALGGSEEAIGGVRYGGQLGNDLHYRLFAKGLNRDTAFIQGGAHDDWRVVRGGFRSDWDINVDNRLMAEGGIYRGNAGQRVVLPTLVAPSFSQVRDEDVEMAGGHILLRWARTFSQDSDMELQFFYDRFYRKESAIKTTIDTLDLDFQHRFALPYAQDIVWGLGYRIWFDDFGRRFTVAPIPRSKTLNLINAFVQDEITAFNDEVSITFGTKVSHNDFTGFEFQPSGRVLWQPVPEHAWWVAVSRAVRVPSRAADHGAVVQPPNPPALPVPLNLTGNQQLGVESLVAFEVGYRLSPIQEATLDITAFYNLYDNLLATKRVAVTPLPTFQFVNNKEARTHGVEVAANLQVLKSWQIRGAYTYLNLDVDTEAGALGLPDTDEKGSPSHQVSIRSLMSLPHNVELDSWVRYVDALPSLSIPGYWELDLRLGWKPWKKLEVALVGQNLLDKHHPEMAPSFLQTQATEVQRSIYGKVTWSF; translated from the coding sequence ATGCTTCAATCACCGTGTTTGGAAAGAAGAGCGCCCGCTACGAATTGGTTCGTTGCGTACGTTCGTACCGGTGCTCGGATTTCCATCTCCTGTCTTGTCCTTTTGTGCAGTGGTCTCGTCTTGCCCTCTGCCGTAGGAGGAGAATCTTTCGAATCTCCTGAAGAAACTGAGATCCCAATCGAAGATTTTACCCAGTTAAGTCTGGAAGAGCTCATGGGTATCGAAATCACTTCCGTGTCCAAGAAAAAAGAGAAGCTTTCAGGAGCGGCCGCGGCGGTGTTCGTCATTACCCAAGAAGATATTCGACGGTCTGGCGTGACCAGTATTCCGGAAGCCCTGCGCATGGTGCCGGGAATGCATGTCGCGCGTTTGGACAATAATAAATGGGCCGTTTCCGCGAGAGGCTTCAACGGACGCTTTAGCAACAAAATGCTGGTCTTAATCGATGGCCGGAATGTGTATAACCCGTTCTTTGCCGGAACGGTCTGGGAGGTCAACGATACGTTGCTTGAAGACATCGACCGCATCGAAGTGATTCGAGGTCCAGGAGGAACCCTCTGGGGGGTCAATGCGGTGAACGGAGTGATCAATATTATGACGAAAAGCGCCAAAACGACTCAGGGAGGACTCGTCTCGGCCTTAGGTGGGTCGGAGGAAGCCATCGGTGGAGTCCGCTATGGCGGACAGCTTGGCAATGACCTTCATTACCGTCTGTTTGCCAAAGGCCTGAATCGAGACACGGCATTTATTCAAGGCGGAGCCCATGATGATTGGCGAGTGGTTCGAGGAGGATTTCGTAGCGATTGGGATATCAATGTCGACAATCGGCTTATGGCCGAGGGGGGAATCTACCGCGGAAATGCCGGACAACGCGTGGTGCTTCCGACACTTGTCGCGCCATCCTTCTCGCAGGTTCGAGATGAAGATGTCGAGATGGCGGGGGGACACATTCTATTGAGGTGGGCGCGGACCTTTTCACAAGACTCGGACATGGAACTTCAGTTCTTCTACGATCGATTCTACCGGAAGGAATCAGCGATCAAAACGACGATCGACACGTTGGACCTCGATTTCCAGCATCGGTTCGCACTGCCGTACGCGCAAGATATCGTGTGGGGGCTCGGGTATCGAATTTGGTTTGATGATTTTGGGAGGCGGTTCACCGTAGCGCCTATTCCCAGGTCGAAAACGTTGAACCTGATCAATGCGTTCGTTCAAGACGAAATCACGGCGTTCAATGATGAGGTCAGCATCACGTTCGGGACCAAGGTTTCTCACAACGACTTCACGGGCTTTGAGTTTCAGCCTAGCGGCCGAGTCCTGTGGCAGCCCGTGCCGGAACATGCCTGGTGGGTCGCCGTCTCGCGCGCGGTCAGAGTGCCCTCGCGTGCGGCTGACCATGGCGCGGTCGTGCAACCTCCCAATCCTCCTGCCCTCCCGGTCCCTCTGAATCTAACAGGCAACCAGCAGCTTGGCGTTGAGAGTCTGGTCGCCTTTGAAGTCGGCTATCGATTGTCTCCAATCCAAGAGGCGACCCTTGATATCACGGCGTTTTATAACTTGTATGACAACCTATTAGCGACAAAACGTGTCGCGGTCACGCCGCTCCCGACCTTTCAGTTTGTGAATAATAAAGAAGCGCGCACGCATGGTGTGGAGGTGGCGGCCAACCTTCAAGTGTTGAAATCATGGCAAATTCGAGGGGCATACACGTACCTGAATCTGGATGTCGATACTGAGGCCGGGGCGTTGGGGCTGCCGGATACGGATGAAAAGGGCAGTCCTAGCCACCAAGTATCGATCCGATCTTTGATGAGTCTCCCCCATAACGTGGAGCTGGATTCATGGGTGCGGTATGTCGATGCGCTTCCGAGTCTTTCGATTCCGGGCTACTGGGAGCTGGATCTTCGACTCGGATGGAAGCCATGGAAGAAGCTTGAAGTTGCACTCGTCGGGCAAAACCTTCTGGATAAACATCATCCTGAAATGGCCCCCAGTTTTCTCCAGACGCAGGCGACGGAAGTGCAACGAAGCATCTACGGAAAAGTCACTTGGAGTTTTTAA
- a CDS encoding YfiR family protein: MTFSIVTPSPHASPVVMVIGLVIALCWPCHTIAESSMEYNVKSAFLYHFSQFTEWPDEVLTNEDKFIHVCHFGERTFIDFLERTLDEKLVQSRRFRVHHNVSSAQIHTCQVVFVDEKTAKHSQKLQEILQKSTGLIVGESRGFLEQGGMIQFFHQDNKIRFAVNPDALEAKHIRLSSKLLRLAKIIRIQ, from the coding sequence ATGACTTTCTCGATAGTTACTCCCTCTCCTCACGCATCTCCTGTTGTCATGGTAATTGGACTGGTGATCGCCCTGTGCTGGCCCTGTCACACGATCGCTGAATCTTCTATGGAATATAACGTTAAATCGGCCTTCCTGTATCATTTTTCGCAATTTACTGAATGGCCTGATGAGGTTTTGACGAACGAGGACAAATTCATTCATGTCTGTCATTTTGGCGAACGAACATTCATCGATTTTCTTGAACGAACATTGGACGAAAAGTTAGTGCAATCACGAAGGTTTCGGGTGCATCACAATGTATCCTCCGCACAAATTCATACGTGTCAGGTGGTATTCGTGGATGAGAAAACAGCCAAACACTCTCAAAAACTGCAAGAGATTCTGCAGAAAAGTACGGGGTTGATCGTGGGAGAATCTCGTGGGTTTCTGGAGCAAGGCGGCATGATTCAATTTTTCCATCAAGACAATAAAATTCGGTTTGCCGTCAATCCCGATGCCCTGGAGGCGAAGCATATTCGATTGAGCTCAAAGCTGCTCCGGCTCGCCAAAATTATCAGAATACAATGA